A single window of Gossypium hirsutum isolate 1008001.06 chromosome A10, Gossypium_hirsutum_v2.1, whole genome shotgun sequence DNA harbors:
- the LOC107897594 gene encoding pentatricopeptide repeat-containing protein At3g54980, mitochondrial: MKSPFRNPPSIPPIVFRCFPSPKCLCSMPQPPTSPEKIPSDSHFTRKPFSDSDCPISSSNEPHLTSFSTQDASLTQTHVINTLLSHKDDPPSALKYYRSIKKKRGFVQSIDAFCVLLHILVRSSKTYKHVQYFLNDKFGSDHSEPAPLAFLDHLIDTTKRFDFELNSRAFNYLLNGYVRFNRIDDAVDCFNGMIERNVVPWVPFTNILLTALVRRNLMDKARELYEKMVSIGVAGDCFTVYLLMRAFLKEEKPLEAEKFFREAKAQGIELDAAVYSIAIQAACQKPDLNMAGELLGKMKDRGWVPSEGTFTTVIGAFVKQGNLAEALRLKDEMLSSGRQLNLVVATSLMKGYCKQGDIDQALNLYNKIKEDGLAPNQVTYAVLIEGCCRNQNVKKAYELYEEMKIMDIQPTVFNVNSLIRGFLEASSLNEASNLFDKAVESGIANVFTYNIFLNHFSKDGKVKEACSLWQRMVANGQVPSNVSYNNMILAYCRAGNMDMAHTVFSKMLEQGLKPNAITYSTLIDGHFREGDAERALDIFDEMIGVHIAPSDYTFNIMINGLSRVGRTSQTRDMLKVFVDGGFVATCMTYNSIINGYVKEGAMNSAMGIYKEMHENGISPNVVTYTTLVNGFCKSNNMDLALKMHHEMKSKGLQLDVTAFSALIEGFSKKQDMVRACELFSELQQVGLSPNEFVYNSLICGFRNANNMEAAKDLHKKMIKEGVPCDIQVYTTLMDGFLRESKLHLASDLYSEMLSKGIVPDMVTYTVLLNGLCSKGHLESAYKVLEEMDRKGITPNVLIYNALIAGNFRYGNLEEALRLHNEMLDRGLVPDNATYDVLVNGKVKAKGEDLYGVSSKEEATWCGGFGLSGDAIV, encoded by the coding sequence ATGAAGTCTCCATTTAGAAATCCTCCATCCATTCCACCTATTGTTTTCCGTTGTTTCCCAAGCCCCAAATGCCTTTGCTCTATGCCTCAACCACCAACTTCTCCTGAGAAAATCCCCTCTGATTCGCACTTTACCAGAAAACCCTTCTCAGATTCCGATTGCCCCATTTCCAGTTCCAATGAACCCCACCTGACATCATTCTCCACACAAGACGCCAGCTTGACCCAAACACATGTCATAAACACTCTTCTCAGCCACAAAGACGATCCCCCATCGGCTTTGAAGTACTACCGTTCCATCAAAAAGAAACGGGGTTTTGTCCAAAGCATCGATGCCTTTTGTGTTCTGCTTCACATTTTGGTAAGATCCTCCAAGACCTATAAACATGTTCAATATTTTCTCAATGATAAATTTGGTTCAGACCATTCAGAGCCTGCCCCACTTGCTTTCTTAGATCACTTGATTGATACCACAAAAAGGtttgattttgagttgaattCGCGAGCTTTTAATTACTTGTTGAATGGTTATGTTAGATTCAATAGGATAGATGATGCCGTGGATTGTTTTAATGGAATGATTGAGCGTAATGTAGTTCCTTGGGTTCCCTTTACGAATATTCTTTTAACAGCATTGGTTAGGAGGAATTTGATGGATAAAGCAAGGGAGTTGTATGAGAAGATGGTTTCCATTGGAGTTGCAGGTGATTGTTTTACAGTTTATTTGCTGATGCGTGCTTTCTTGAAAGAAGAGAAGCCTTTGGAAGCTGAGAAGTTTTTCAGGGAGGCCAAGGCTCAAGGGATAGAACTTGATGCTGCAGTTTATAGTATTGCGATTCAGGCTGCTTGTCAGAAACCTGATCTGAATATGGCTGGCGAGTTATTGGGGAAAATGAAGGATAGGGGATGGGTTCCTTCTGAGGGTACATTTACAACTGTTATTGGGGCTTTTGTGAAACAGGGAAATTTGGCAGAGGCATTGAGGCTCAAGGATGAGATGTTGAGTTCTGGGAGGCAGTTGAATTTGGTGGTTGCGACTAGTTTAATGAAGGGATACTGCAAGCAAGGTGATATTGATCAGGCTTTGAATTTGTATAACAAGATTAAGGAGGATGGGCTTGCGCCTAACCAGGTTACGTATGCAGTTTTGATTGAAGGGTGTTGTAGGAATCAGAATGTTAAAAAGGCGTATGAGCTTTATGAAGAAATGAAAATCATGGATATTCAACCTACTGTTTTTAATGTGAATTCCTTGATTCGTGGATTCTTAGAAGCTTCCTCACTGAATGAGGCATCTAATTTGTTTGACAAGGCAGTTGAGTCTGGCATTGCcaatgtttttacatataatattttcttaaacCATTTCTCTAAGGATGGTAAAGTGAAAGAAGCTTGCAGTTTATGGCAGAGAATGGTGGCTAATGGTCAGGTACCTAGTAATGTTTCTTATAATAACATGATTCTTGCCTACTGTAGAGCGGGGAATATGGATATGGCAcatactgtattttcaaagatgcTTGAACAGGGCCTTAAACCTAATGCCATCACATATTCAACATTAATTGATGGGCATTTCAGAGAAGGTGATGCTGAACGGGCCTTAGACATTTTTGATGAAATGATAGGTGTGCATATTGCCCCCTCAGACTACACATTCAACATAATGATTAATGGTTTGAGCAGAGTTGGTCGTACATCTCAGACTAGGGATATGTTGAAGGTGTTTGTTGATGGGGGTTTTGTCGCTACATGTATGACATACAATAGCATCATTAATGGATATGTGAAGGAAGGTGCCATGAACTCTGCCATGGGAATTTATAAAGAAATGCATGAAAATGGAATTTCACCTAATGTTGTCACGTACACTACCTTGGTGAATGGATTTTGCAAAAGCAATAACATGGATCTGGCTCTGAAAATGCATCATGAGATGAAAAGCAAAGGTTTGCAATTGGATGTTACTGCATTCAGTGCGCTTATTGAAGGGTTCTCCAAGAAGCAAGACATGGTCCGAGCATGTGAACTTTTTTCCGAACTCCAACAAGTTGGGTTATCTCCAAATGAATTTGTTTACAACAGCCTGATTTGTGGGTTTAGGAATGCAAATAATATGGAAGCAGCTAAGGACTTGCACAAGAAAATGATAAAGGAGGGAGTTCCTTGTGATATACAAGTATACACCACACTAATGGATGGATTTTTGAGAGAGAGTAAATTACACCTTGCATCTGATCTTTATTCAGAGATGCTGTCCAAGGGGATTGTGCCTGATATGGTTACCTATACTGTTCTGTTAAATGGTCTTTGTAGTAAAGGACATCTTGAGAGTGCTTACAAGGTTTTAGAAGAGATGGATAGAAAGGGCATTACTCCTAACGTACTTATATATAATGCTTTGATTGCTGGAAACTTTAGGTACGGGAATCTAGAAGAGGCTTTGAGATTACATAATGAAATGCTTGATAGAGGTCTTGTACCTGATAACGCTACTTATGATGTACTTGTAAATGGAAAAGTCAAGGCCAAAGGTGAAGATCTTTACGGAGTTTCAAGCAAAGAGGAAGCTACCTGGTGTGGGGGCTTTGGTCTGTCTGGAGATGCAATTGTATAG